DNA sequence from the Malus sylvestris chromosome 10, drMalSylv7.2, whole genome shotgun sequence genome:
CCCGCTTTTTCATCATTCTTTGAAACCCTAAATTTTGATTTAGGGCACTCCTGATTTAGAAACCTATCTGCGATAGACTCCACATTCGGATGCCCGAACGAGAAGGGCTTCCCTCCCGGAGAGAAAACAAGGACGGCAATCTCAGCGCCGCACAGGGTGGCAAGCTCGTTTGCTTTCTTGAACAGGCCAGTCCTGCGCTTGGAGAAAGTCACCTGCCTAGAGCTGCTATCCTCCACCACTTTCATCTCAATTTTTCTCCTCCCCATGGCTAAATGGGGGAGTTCTGATTGGAAAATGTATGGGGAAGTTGGTGGAAGTGAAGGAGTTTATATAGGGCTAGAGATATAAGGACCCCAAGTAAAGGTTCAATGTTTCTAATATTGGTTTTTAGCCCTTAATTCTATGAGAAAATTGCTGATATACACAGCTTTTAATTATCTTTCCTTTTTGTTATTGAAAATTTCCAAATTGCATTAAAGTTGGCCACTTTCGGATTGCCATCATTGAATTCAAATTTTGCACCCCAGATTTTAAAATTGAATGAGCAAAAGAAAATTTGGATTACAAATTGGGTAACGCTTGGgaagctaaattttttataaaaaaaattgtaaactaaataatgtgttaccaatagaaataaacacgtttatcaacgcttaagtaataattcaatcatcaactttcatgtcatttaatttacaaaaatttgtctacaaatttaatctttctTTTTGTAGTTATCTAATTGTTTGagttttcc
Encoded proteins:
- the LOC126585579 gene encoding agamous-like MADS-box protein AGL29, coding for MGRRKIEMKVVEDSSSRQVTFSKRRTGLFKKANELATLCGAEIAVLVFSPGGKPFSFGHPNVESIADRFLNQECPKSKFRVSKNDEKAGRLNQQLEDMESQLEAEKKRGLVLDKAVLKAKGLPLKGKPPSFRELSRADLRKMKASLEALRENVKEKASEMEASSSLLLLANGRRD